In a single window of the Drosophila miranda strain MSH22 chromosome XL, D.miranda_PacBio2.1, whole genome shotgun sequence genome:
- the LOC108160049 gene encoding uncharacterized protein LOC108160049, with protein sequence MLNLWCLLLVSCLGLIPAQGSRSYLPPPATAVEPIITKQFYSISPAEDPEELQPRTKHLVIGQPRRNYRVIFIRAPTPSSDQVKYTAELAPQEERTVIYVLTRKQQELKAQDIVAPQQQAAEQKPDIFFIKYKTNEEAAAAQREIQTHYDQLGGNTEIAAPYVAPVQSVIGALSAATQQSSQSQSTPPGPDGDGGYHYRRPLPMPLGSWRQ encoded by the coding sequence ATGCTCAACCTGTGGTGTCTGCTTTTAGTCTCGTGTCTTGGTCTGATCCCGGCCCAGGGATCGCGCTCCTATCTGCCGCCACCAGCCACCGCCGTGGAACCCATCATAACCAAGCAGTTCTACAGCATATCCCCGGCCGAGGATCCCGAGGAGCTGCAGCCCCGTACCAAGCACCTGGTGATAGGCCAGCCACGGCGGAACTATCGCGTCATCTTCATACGCGCCCCCACTCCCAGCAGCGACCAGGTGAAGTACACGGCCGAGCTGGCGCCCCAGGAGGAGCGCACTGTGATCTATGTGCTCACCAGGAAGCAGCAGGAGCTGAAGGCCCAGGACATTGTGGCGCCccagcagcaggcggcggAGCAGAAGCCCGATATCTTCTTCATCAAGTACAAGACGAACGAGGAGGCTGCCGCCGCGCAGCGCGAGATTCAGACTCACTACGACCAGCTGGGCGGCAACACCGAGATAGCGGCCCCCTATGTGGCCCCCGTCCAGTCCGTGATCGGAGCCCTTAGCGCCGCCACCCAACAGTCATCCCAATCGCAATCGACTCCACCGGGACCCGATGGCGACGGGGGCTATCACTATCGGAGGCCCCTGCCCATGCCCCTGGGCTCGTGGCGCCAGTGA
- the LOC108159887 gene encoding uncharacterized protein LOC108159887 translates to MKPATAGAARRQFARRRREQQQQPQQQQQQQHQQRRTRLSPVWNSNWNSEKRAPAGRFSNIAIVRPSRSSTHAPKTPRPARTCLHPKGMHSFSNPHLPLPHGKEQANAGFGKSRNRMPVTLSRTAFGRSYTPPSATGSQRTKGRPRPMIGVIPKGAKANGQGSHVCSSSDHVALPLLSSRVPGNKALAESHQQLEMLLSGIERESYVAPSPHPPACARRSGSVRARNGSRISKGVRRQMGRHPPAPAVSPMLSARYKENDSEGADHIRHLVPLACNPQLLPPAKREALLELISRAEQHDNGIVELLRSSTENSSRDPKLSMFQMLPLSLNESPYSEKIWTGCSQELPQQLRIEDERLKEAKILRSPNGQMLLSRTLEEELKDEKMVLNYMEAELKRRQQPEASDPEPLNERQQQAMRERAELDQNKQLVSECRERRRQSHLKKELAGNLKKQRQEKVAPRRKLAKVVPESDCEEEDVPLWSVPHRDSQASLIVQQSMATEDVDPLNELIERRNEFQPHSQAMIFPESEDEEKDAPSPSILRRSNQPSPSPQQSEANADVDDLNDLLERRHQFQVHSQAMVVPESEYEEEDVLPWSVPDRDSQSSPTVQRSVATVDVDPLNELFEERNQFQIHSQAMVFPESEDESNDTPPSYILRRLQRSVAKADIDPLHELHKWRYQFQLNCQACCLYKNRRSSTPWENIASVATKCSLELLDNVLAALNRRESSDRDDSEDSEMSV, encoded by the exons ATGAAGCCAGCAACAGCGGGGGCCGCTCGTCGGCAGTTCGCGCGCAGGCGCCgcgagcagcaacagcaaccacagcaacagcagcagcagcagcaccagcagcgcAGGACACGCCTGAGTCCCGTATGGAACTCCAACTGGAACAGCGAAAAGCGTGCGCCGGCGGGAAGGTTCTCCAACATAGCCATCGTGCGACCCAGCAGGAGCTCCACCCACGCCCCGAAGACCCCCCGCCCGGCCAGAACATGTCTGCATCCCAAGGGGATGCACTCCTTCTCCAACCCCCACCTGCCGCTGCCGCACGGCAAGGAACAGGCGAATGCCGGCTTTGGGAAGAGCAGGAACCGCATGCCGGTGACCTTATCCCGAACGGCCTTCGGACGGTCCTACACACCTCCGTCCGCTACTGGCAGCCAGCGGACCAAAGGCAGGCCGCGGCCGATGATCGGTGTAATCCCTAAGGGAGCCAAGGCCAATGGTCAAGGATCGCATGTGTGCTCCAGCTCGGATCACGTGGCGCTGCCATTGCTATCGTCCCGTGTGCCGGGGAACAAGGCCTTGGCCGAGTCCCACCAGCAGCTGGAGATGCTGCTCTCCGGGATCGAGCGGGAGAGTTACGTAGCACCTTCCCCGCATCCGCCCGCGTGTGCCCGCCGTTCCGGATCGGTCCGAGCTCGAAACGGATCGAGGATCTCGAAGGGGGTTCGCCGCCAGATGGGTAGACACCCGCCAGCGCCGGCCGTATCGCCCATGCTCAGTGCCCGTTACAAGGAGAATGATTCAGAGGGGGCGGATCATATCCGACACCTGGTACCATTGGCCTGCAATCCGCAGCTGCTGCCGCCGGCCAAGCGGGAAGCGTTGCTGGAGCTGATATCGCGGGCCGAGCAGCACGACAATGGTATAGTGGAATTGCTGCGGTCTTCCACCGAGAATTCCTCCAGGGATCCCAAGCTGTCGATGTTCCAGATGCT ACCCCTAAGCCTGAACGAGTCGCCGTATAGCGAAAAGATCTGGACAGGATGCAGCCAGGAGCTGCCTCAGCAACTTCGAATCGAGGATGAGCGCCTAAAGGAGGCAAAGATCCTTCGCAGTCCAAATGGACAGATGCTCCTATCGCGCACCTTGGAGGAGGAGCTCAAGGACGAGAAGATGGTGCTGAACTACATGGAGGCGGAACTCAAGAGGCGGCAGCAGCCGGAAGCTTCTGATCCGGAGCCGCTAAACGAGCGCCAGCAGCAGGCCATGCGGGAGCGGGCCGAGCTGGACCAGAATAAGCAGCTGGTGAGCGAATGCCGGGAGAGACGCCGCCAGTCCCATCTCAAGAAGGAGCTGGCCGGAAACCTCAAGAAGCAGCGGCAAGAGAAAGTCGCTCCCCGCAGGAAGTTGGCCAAAGTTGTTCCTGAAAGCGACTGTGAAGAAGAGGACGTTCCGCTCTGGTCCGTTCCTCATAGGGATAGTCAAGCGTCACTCATCGTCCAACAATCCATGGCCACTGAAGATGTTGACCCCCTGAATGAGCTCATCGAACGGCGGAATGAATTTCAGCCACATTCTCAAGCTATGATCTTTCCTGAGAGCGAGGATGAAGAAAAGGATGCTCCGTCGCCATCCATTCTCCGGAGGAGCAACCAACCCTCACCCTCACCCCAGCAATCCGAAGCCAACGCAGATGTTGACGACCTGAATGACCTGCTCGAGCGGCGGCATCAGTTCCAGGTACATTCCCAAGCCATGGTTGTTCCTGAAAGCGAGTACGAAGAAGAGGACGTTCTGCCCTGGTCCGTTCCGGATAGGGATAGTCAATCCTCACCCACCGTCCAACGATCCGTGGCCACGGTAGATGTTGACCCCCTGAATGAGCTCTTCGAAGAGCGGAATCAATTTCAGATACATTCTCAAGCCATGGTCTTTCCTGAGAGCGAAGATGAAAGTAACGACACCCCCCCCTCATACATTCTCCGGAGGCTCCAGCGATCCGTGGCCAAGGCAGATATTGACCCTCTGCACGAGCTCCACAAATGGCGGTATCAGTTCCAGTTGAATTGTCAGGCCTGTTGCCTTTACAAAAACCGCCGAAGCTCAACACCCTGGGAGAATATTGCAAG TGTGGCCACGAAATGCAGCTTGGAGTTGTTGGACAATGTGCTGGCCGCATTGAATCGCCGTGAGTCCAGCGACAGAGACGATTCTGAGGACAGCGAAATGTCCGTATAG
- the LOC108159907 gene encoding uncharacterized protein LOC108159907: protein MNQFVVLACLAVIGGSLAAPRPDVSHLGYRYQAGGYNGNLPSSVVSTPLVVGTSYQPTAAGTNYFSSAPSIGQLNLGSASTGFAPSSSSSSSSSIGYQVGGAESSSVSDSIGLQGLRPGPTINYNEQESYISHLANFQPALVSKHFYIHSAPEDHDEQQIVRYVNVGRPQKNYRVVFINAPTSTTSKAKIIANVAPVEEKTAIYVLSKKSNALDVSAEVVTQRPVANKPEVFFVKYKTPQEAAHAQQTIQANYDALGGASETSNEGIIPVSSVIGSLGDNGASGVVTDSSGSLNIVGTGGVPNADASYNNVGFDGEGSQRQVISTFNGSNAQATYLPARPVRK from the exons ATGAATCAGTTTGTG GTCTTGGCCTGCCTGGCGGTTATCGGCGGTTCGCTGGCCGCTCCCCGTCCGGATGTGTCCCATCTGGGCTACCGCTACCAGGCAGGTGGCTACAACGGCAACCTTCCCAGCTCTGTGGTGAGCACCCCCCTGGTTGTGGGCACCTCCTACCAGCCGACGGCTGCCGGCACCAACTACTTCAGCTCGGCGCCCTCCATTGGCCAGCTGAATTTGGGCAGTGCTTCGACTGGTTTCGctccctcctcctcctcctcctcctcctcctccattgGCTACCAGGTCGGCGGAGCCGAGTCCTCCTCGGTCAGTGACAGCATCGGACTGCAGGGTCTCCGGCCCGGCCCCACCATCAACTACAACGAGCAGGAGTCGTACATCAGCCACCTGGCCAACTTCCAGCCTGCGCTGGTCAGCAAGCACTTCTACATCCACTCCGCCCCCGAGGACCATGACGAGCAGCAGATCGTCCGCTACGTGAATGTGGGCAGGCCCCAGAAGAACTACCGTGTGGTGTTCATCAACGCCCCCACTTCGACCACCAGCAAGGCCAAGATCATTGCCAACGTCGCACCCGTCGAGGAGAAGACCGCCATCTACGTGCTGTCCAAGAAATCGAATGCTCTGGATGTCAGTGCCGAGGTGGTCACACAGCGTCCAGTGGCCAACAAGCCCGAGGTCTTCTTTGTCAAGTACAAGACGCCCCAGGAGGCGGCCCATGCCCAGCAGACCATTCAGG CCAACTATGATGCTTTGGGTGGCGCTTCTGAGACCAGCAACGAGGGCATCATCCCCGTCTCATCGGTGATTGGTAGCCTGGGCGACAATGGTGCCTCTGGCGTGGTCACCGATTCCAGTGGCAGCCTCAACATTGTCGGCACTGGCGGTGTGCCCAACGCAGACGCCAGCTACAACAATGTGGGCTTCGATGGCGAGGGCAGCCAGCGTCAGGTGATCAGCACCTTCAACGGCTCCAATGCCCAGGCCACCTATCTGCCCGCGAGGCCAGTGCGCAAGTAG
- the LOC108160038 gene encoding uncharacterized protein LOC108160038: MFVRPLFICCLALLALAQARPQYGYEQPGSGPSDIFIGGSGGGGAHVIGGGGSIGGIGGGLVAIQPHRGGDKYLPPASTTQAPIINKKFYLVSAPEDHSNDGKVKHLVLGRPQKNYRVVFIKAPAGDNANVKYSAEFAPQEEKTVIYVLSKKDNDLDATDIATPAPTQPSKPEVFFIKYKTDDEAKQAQHEIQGQYDKLGGTNEYQEDNNAPITSVIGSLDGLNPDGSYNYRQIGNRPSSGPNSSLSPSAQYLPSLLKH; this comes from the coding sequence ATGTTCGTTCGTCCACTTTTCATCTGCTGCCTGgccctgctggctctggccCAGGCCCGTCCTCAGTACGGTTATGAGCAGCCCGGTTCCGGCCCCTCGGACATCTTCATTGGaggcagcggcggcggtggcgctCACGTCATAGGAGGCGGCGGCAGCATCGGCGGCATTGGCGGCGGCCTGGTGGCAATCCAGCCCCATCGCGGTGGCGACAAGTACCTGCCACCGGCGAGCACCACACAGGCGCCCATCATCAACAAGAAATTCTATCTGGTTTCGGCGCCCGAGGATCACAGCAACGATGGCAAGGTGAAGCACCTGGTTCTGGGACGCCCGCAGAAGAACTATCGCGTGGTGTTCATCAAGGCCCCGGCCGGCGACAATGCGAATGTCAAGTATTCGGCCGAGTTTGCACCGCAGGAGGAGAAGACCGTCATCTATGTGCTGTCCAAGAAGGACAATGATCTGGATGCCACCGATATTGCCACACCGGCGCCCACACAGCCCAGCAAGCCGGAGGTATTCTTCATCAAGTACAAGACCGACGACGAGGCGAAGCAGGCCCAACACGAGATCCAGGGACAGTACGACAAGCTGGGCGGCACCAACGAGTACCAGGAGGACAACAATGCGCCCATTACCTCGGTGATCGGCAGCCTGGATGGCCTCAATCCCGATGGCAGCTACAACTACCGCCAGATCGGCAACCGGCCATCGAGCGGACCCAACAGCAGCCTGTCGCCCAGTGCCCAGTATCTGCCCAGTCTGCTCAAGCATTAA
- the LOC108159877 gene encoding protein gone early isoform X2 produces MAINQGKYKPTICAIDEVDDRSYKLHNSQDEIRGKKQQQLQQIEGSETAPLTTNQQKLHMDEAGLTPKDLEAARQEALNEVGGGVAGGGGGGRTPTANTPNSTHPSANGLRGRRSFDALMSLSRKRRILYVTTACLCALLLIIIIMLLAFWPDVPFYLRAPLCMERECVESSRQLLLWANTSKSPCHQTYEWACGNFASDYADNDYFVIKRGEWNYKTYNEYQELNELNRFISMLPNSAEGSYSVESTISSLYRSCREIDSLDKSQSDLLLKRAIKSVDGWQLFRDSNRLQYWEHKRALVHLQAKYGIFPYYRISVENGYSNPHDYVIAIDEGQIGLPDKYFYGPDADEEVVKGYKLLLRDFAINMGIVSREADLFADDIFHYERRIVNHIEDAKAGGERQLNRLMRLADLKTKAPSLPIFESLQAIFPNTKITEDTEVLVRDVEVLHSLSELLSTSDKKPINNFIIWSLARQMLPHLSKEYRTLAEHFDHAIYGRTASYPRWLICSRVVRDWLPFAVEALQQQPAQLQFERTSPPQASSLNKTHANEEYLRLMFYSLRNQLQDSLEQASWLESAARQFLKKKLDEMRLQFGIPGEVLDQPNYLKDYYNDLMLNNLYFVEHLESIWTFRRTRLEKKLRPLGMLDVIVSEMYTRDNPQAIAYSNKLNMLLVSRVLISSSYYDYRYPVSVNFARIGTDILEALIENFSTFLLQFNAQSSDLSDAVPEIHYAQPDVNCLAAGQPPRLTHELNELSSTALKSFHVTLSAARTAARALSSFVTAIDAGSAIQGSGIDQVNTYEALGLTRRLRVPGLRSFNENELFTLAYMQQHCSTTIADKDYARIKPHVESQLAERYLFNATWQHIQFLPRSTNCAVSEPSCSNLL; encoded by the exons ATGGCCATCAATCAGGGCAAGTATAAGCCCACAATCTGTGCCATCGATGAGGTGGACGATCGCAGCTATAAGCTGCACAACAGCCAGGACGAGATCCGTGgcaagaagcagcagcagctgcagcagatcGAGGGCAGCGAAACGGCCCCACTGACGACGAACCAACAGAAGCTGCACATGGATGAGGCGGGACTGACGCCCAAGGACTTGGAGGCGGCACGACAAGAGGCACTCAACGAGGTCGGCGGGGGAGTGGcaggtggcggcggcggcggcaggaCACCCACAGCGAATACACCCAACTCGACACATCCTTCGGCGAATGGCCTGAGAG GACGCCGCTCCTTTGATGCACTGATGAGCTTGTCGAGGAAACGAAGGATCCTGTATGTGACCACCGCCTGCCTGTGCGCCCTGCTGctgatcatcatcatcatgctGCTGGCCTTCTGGCCGGACGTGCCCTTCTATCTGCGTGCCCCGCTCTGCATGGAGCGGGAGTGCGTGGAGAGCAGCCGGCAGCTGCTCCTGTGGGCCAACACCTCGAAGAGTCCGTGCCACCAGACGTACGAGTGGGCGTGCGGCAACTTTGCCAGCGACTATGCCGACAACGATTACTTTGTGATCAAGCGTGGCGAATGGAACTACAAGACTTACAATGAGTATCAGG AACTCAATGAACTGAATCGCTTCATTTCGATGCTGCCCAACTCTGCCGAAGGCTCCTACTCCGTGGAGTCCACCATCAGCAGTCTGTACCGCAGTTGCCGGGAGATCGATTCGCTCGACAAGAGCCAGTCGGATCTACTGCTGAAGCGAGCCATTAAATCCGTGG ATGGCTGGCAGCTATTTCGGGACTCGAATCGCTTGCAGTACTGGGAGCACAAGCGGGCCCTGGTGCATCTCCAGGCAAAGTACGGCATCTTCCCGTACTATCGCATCAGTGTGGAGAACGGCTATAGCAATCCCCATGATTATGTGATTGCGATCGACGAGGGTCAGATTGGATTGCCGGACAAGTATTTCTATGGCCCCGATGCCGATGAGGAAGTCGTCAAAGGCTACAAGCTGCTTCTCAGGGACTTTGCCATCAATATGG GGATTGTTTCCCGCGAGGCGGATCTGTTTGCCGATGATATTTTTCACTACGAGCGCCGGATTGTCAATCATATTGAGGACGCCAAGGCTGGTGGGGAACGCCAGTTGAACAGACTGATGCGACTGGCTGATCTGAAGACCAAGGCTCCGTCT CTACCAATTTTCGAGTCGCTTCAGGCCATTTTTCCGAATACCAAAATCACCGAAGACACTGAGGTCTTGGTGCGAGATGTAGAGGTCTTGCATTCCCTCTCCGAACTGCTCTCTACCTCGGATAAAAA ACCCATCAACAACTTTATCATTTGGTCGCTGGCCCGACAAATGCTGCCACATCTGTCCAAGGAGTATCGCACGCTGGCGGAGCACTTTGACCATGCCATCTATGGGCGGACGGCCAGCTATCCCCGGTGGCTCATCTGCAGCCGGGTGGTGCGTGACTGGCTGCCCTTTGCTGTGGAggcactgcagcagcagccggccCAGCTGCAGTTCGAAAGGACATCCCCCCCTCAGGCCTCCAGCCTGAACAAAACGCACGCCAACGAGGAGTACTTGCGCCTGATGTTCTACAGCCTGCGCAACCAGCTGCAGGACTCGCTGGAGCAGGCCAGCTGGCTGGAGAGCGCCGCGAGGCAGTTCCTCAAGAAGAAGCTGGACGAGATGCGGCTGCAGTTCGGTATACCCGGCGAGGTGCTGGACCAGCCCAACTACCTCAAGGACTACTACAACGACCTGATGCTGAACAACCTGTACTTTGTGGAGCATCTGGAGTCCATCTGGACGTTCCGACGCACGCGCCTCGAGAAGAAACTGAGGCCGCTTGGCATGCTGGATGT CATTGTTTCCGAGATGTACACAAGGGACAATCCGCAGGCCATTGCCTACTCGAACAAGTTGAACATGCTGCTGGTGTCGAGGGTTCTGATCAGCTCCAGCTACTACGACTATCGCTATCCAGT ATCTGTAAATTTTGCCCGCATCGGGACGGACATTTTGGAGGCTTTGATTGAGAACTTCTCCACATTCCTGCTGCAGTTCAATGCGCAGAGCTCGGACCTGAGCGACGCTGTGCCCGAGATCCACTACGCTCAGCCGGATGTCAATTGCCTGGCCGCCGGACAGCCGCCGCGCCTCACCCATGAGCTCAACGAGCTGTCCAGCACTGCCCTCAAGAGCTTCCATGTTACCTTGAGTGCGGCCAGGACGGCAGCGAGGGCCCTGAGCAGCTTCGTGACGGCCATCGATGCGGGCAGCGCCATCCAGGGGTCGGGCATCGATCAGGTGAACACCTACGAGGCCCTGGGGCTGACACGGCGCCTGAGAGTGCCCGGTCTGCGGTCGTTCAATGAGAACGAGCTCTTCACCTTGGCCTACATGCAGCAGCATTGCAGCACAACCATAGCAGACAAGGACTATGCCAGGATAAAGCCGCATGTGGAAAGCCAGCTGGCCGAAAGATATCT ATTCAATGCCACCTGGCAGCACATACAGTTCCTGCCGCGATCCACCAATTGCGCCGTGTCCGAGCCGAGCTGTTCGAACCTGCTCTGA
- the LOC108159877 gene encoding protein gone early isoform X1, which yields MAINQGKYKPTICAIDEVDDRSYKLHNSQDEIRGKKQQQLQQIEGSETAPLTTNQQKLHMDEAGLTPKDLEAARQEALNEVGGGVAGGGGGGRTPTANTPNSTHPSANGLRALLLPGRRSFDALMSLSRKRRILYVTTACLCALLLIIIIMLLAFWPDVPFYLRAPLCMERECVESSRQLLLWANTSKSPCHQTYEWACGNFASDYADNDYFVIKRGEWNYKTYNEYQELNELNRFISMLPNSAEGSYSVESTISSLYRSCREIDSLDKSQSDLLLKRAIKSVDGWQLFRDSNRLQYWEHKRALVHLQAKYGIFPYYRISVENGYSNPHDYVIAIDEGQIGLPDKYFYGPDADEEVVKGYKLLLRDFAINMGIVSREADLFADDIFHYERRIVNHIEDAKAGGERQLNRLMRLADLKTKAPSLPIFESLQAIFPNTKITEDTEVLVRDVEVLHSLSELLSTSDKKPINNFIIWSLARQMLPHLSKEYRTLAEHFDHAIYGRTASYPRWLICSRVVRDWLPFAVEALQQQPAQLQFERTSPPQASSLNKTHANEEYLRLMFYSLRNQLQDSLEQASWLESAARQFLKKKLDEMRLQFGIPGEVLDQPNYLKDYYNDLMLNNLYFVEHLESIWTFRRTRLEKKLRPLGMLDVIVSEMYTRDNPQAIAYSNKLNMLLVSRVLISSSYYDYRYPVSVNFARIGTDILEALIENFSTFLLQFNAQSSDLSDAVPEIHYAQPDVNCLAAGQPPRLTHELNELSSTALKSFHVTLSAARTAARALSSFVTAIDAGSAIQGSGIDQVNTYEALGLTRRLRVPGLRSFNENELFTLAYMQQHCSTTIADKDYARIKPHVESQLAERYLFNATWQHIQFLPRSTNCAVSEPSCSNLL from the exons ATGGCCATCAATCAGGGCAAGTATAAGCCCACAATCTGTGCCATCGATGAGGTGGACGATCGCAGCTATAAGCTGCACAACAGCCAGGACGAGATCCGTGgcaagaagcagcagcagctgcagcagatcGAGGGCAGCGAAACGGCCCCACTGACGACGAACCAACAGAAGCTGCACATGGATGAGGCGGGACTGACGCCCAAGGACTTGGAGGCGGCACGACAAGAGGCACTCAACGAGGTCGGCGGGGGAGTGGcaggtggcggcggcggcggcaggaCACCCACAGCGAATACACCCAACTCGACACATCCTTCGGCGAATGGCCTGAGAG CCTTGCTGCTTCCAGGACGCCGCTCCTTTGATGCACTGATGAGCTTGTCGAGGAAACGAAGGATCCTGTATGTGACCACCGCCTGCCTGTGCGCCCTGCTGctgatcatcatcatcatgctGCTGGCCTTCTGGCCGGACGTGCCCTTCTATCTGCGTGCCCCGCTCTGCATGGAGCGGGAGTGCGTGGAGAGCAGCCGGCAGCTGCTCCTGTGGGCCAACACCTCGAAGAGTCCGTGCCACCAGACGTACGAGTGGGCGTGCGGCAACTTTGCCAGCGACTATGCCGACAACGATTACTTTGTGATCAAGCGTGGCGAATGGAACTACAAGACTTACAATGAGTATCAGG AACTCAATGAACTGAATCGCTTCATTTCGATGCTGCCCAACTCTGCCGAAGGCTCCTACTCCGTGGAGTCCACCATCAGCAGTCTGTACCGCAGTTGCCGGGAGATCGATTCGCTCGACAAGAGCCAGTCGGATCTACTGCTGAAGCGAGCCATTAAATCCGTGG ATGGCTGGCAGCTATTTCGGGACTCGAATCGCTTGCAGTACTGGGAGCACAAGCGGGCCCTGGTGCATCTCCAGGCAAAGTACGGCATCTTCCCGTACTATCGCATCAGTGTGGAGAACGGCTATAGCAATCCCCATGATTATGTGATTGCGATCGACGAGGGTCAGATTGGATTGCCGGACAAGTATTTCTATGGCCCCGATGCCGATGAGGAAGTCGTCAAAGGCTACAAGCTGCTTCTCAGGGACTTTGCCATCAATATGG GGATTGTTTCCCGCGAGGCGGATCTGTTTGCCGATGATATTTTTCACTACGAGCGCCGGATTGTCAATCATATTGAGGACGCCAAGGCTGGTGGGGAACGCCAGTTGAACAGACTGATGCGACTGGCTGATCTGAAGACCAAGGCTCCGTCT CTACCAATTTTCGAGTCGCTTCAGGCCATTTTTCCGAATACCAAAATCACCGAAGACACTGAGGTCTTGGTGCGAGATGTAGAGGTCTTGCATTCCCTCTCCGAACTGCTCTCTACCTCGGATAAAAA ACCCATCAACAACTTTATCATTTGGTCGCTGGCCCGACAAATGCTGCCACATCTGTCCAAGGAGTATCGCACGCTGGCGGAGCACTTTGACCATGCCATCTATGGGCGGACGGCCAGCTATCCCCGGTGGCTCATCTGCAGCCGGGTGGTGCGTGACTGGCTGCCCTTTGCTGTGGAggcactgcagcagcagccggccCAGCTGCAGTTCGAAAGGACATCCCCCCCTCAGGCCTCCAGCCTGAACAAAACGCACGCCAACGAGGAGTACTTGCGCCTGATGTTCTACAGCCTGCGCAACCAGCTGCAGGACTCGCTGGAGCAGGCCAGCTGGCTGGAGAGCGCCGCGAGGCAGTTCCTCAAGAAGAAGCTGGACGAGATGCGGCTGCAGTTCGGTATACCCGGCGAGGTGCTGGACCAGCCCAACTACCTCAAGGACTACTACAACGACCTGATGCTGAACAACCTGTACTTTGTGGAGCATCTGGAGTCCATCTGGACGTTCCGACGCACGCGCCTCGAGAAGAAACTGAGGCCGCTTGGCATGCTGGATGT CATTGTTTCCGAGATGTACACAAGGGACAATCCGCAGGCCATTGCCTACTCGAACAAGTTGAACATGCTGCTGGTGTCGAGGGTTCTGATCAGCTCCAGCTACTACGACTATCGCTATCCAGT ATCTGTAAATTTTGCCCGCATCGGGACGGACATTTTGGAGGCTTTGATTGAGAACTTCTCCACATTCCTGCTGCAGTTCAATGCGCAGAGCTCGGACCTGAGCGACGCTGTGCCCGAGATCCACTACGCTCAGCCGGATGTCAATTGCCTGGCCGCCGGACAGCCGCCGCGCCTCACCCATGAGCTCAACGAGCTGTCCAGCACTGCCCTCAAGAGCTTCCATGTTACCTTGAGTGCGGCCAGGACGGCAGCGAGGGCCCTGAGCAGCTTCGTGACGGCCATCGATGCGGGCAGCGCCATCCAGGGGTCGGGCATCGATCAGGTGAACACCTACGAGGCCCTGGGGCTGACACGGCGCCTGAGAGTGCCCGGTCTGCGGTCGTTCAATGAGAACGAGCTCTTCACCTTGGCCTACATGCAGCAGCATTGCAGCACAACCATAGCAGACAAGGACTATGCCAGGATAAAGCCGCATGTGGAAAGCCAGCTGGCCGAAAGATATCT ATTCAATGCCACCTGGCAGCACATACAGTTCCTGCCGCGATCCACCAATTGCGCCGTGTCCGAGCCGAGCTGTTCGAACCTGCTCTGA